Proteins encoded by one window of Candidatus Nomurabacteria bacterium:
- the rplT gene encoding 50S ribosomal protein L20 gives MTRVKRGIIKNKRRKNTLAKTKGYRFGRSTKEAQAKEAIAHAGAYAFAHRRDKKGTRRREWNTDINASVRTLGMSYSVFIDKLKKKNIEVDRKILASLAGEHPETLKRLVGTL, from the coding sequence ATGACCCGAGTTAAACGAGGTATTATCAAAAATAAACGCCGAAAAAATACTCTAGCGAAAACTAAAGGCTACCGATTCGGTCGCAGCACAAAAGAAGCTCAAGCAAAAGAAGCTATCGCACATGCTGGCGCCTATGCATTTGCTCACCGCAGAGACAAAAAAGGCACACGGAGACGAGAATGGAATACCGACATCAACGCAAGCGTCCGCACACTCGGCATGTCATATAGTGTTTTCATCGACAAGCTCAAGAAAAAAAATATTGAAGTTGACCGTAAGATTTTGGCTTCGCTTGCTGGTGAGCACCCTGAAACCCTAAAACGACTCGTAGGAACTCTCTAA
- a CDS encoding 50S ribosomal protein L35, protein MKTNKSYTKRLKITKTGKLMARKPGFNHFNAKQSRTTQLAGRKMKVFIMKNKVKSHLLPNI, encoded by the coding sequence ATGAAAACAAATAAATCCTATACAAAAAGACTCAAGATCACGAAGACTGGCAAGCTGATGGCACGCAAGCCTGGCTTTAACCATTTCAATGCTAAACAAAGCCGCACAACGCAGCTCGCTGGCAGAAAAATGAAGGTTTTCATTATGAAAAATAAAGTCAAAAGCCATTTGTTGCCAAATATATAG
- the infC gene encoding translation initiation factor IF-3, translating to MRERINNQIRAKELRVIDADGANLGVLSFEDAFAKANALGVDLIEIAPNSNPPIAKLMDFGKYLYEQNKKQKKAKAGAKPTETKAIQVKVGTGEHDLLLKAKQASIWLKEGHRIKVELFLSGRSKYMDEKFHRERLDRILHLITEDYKIADAYKRGPKGLMITIERDTKK from the coding sequence TTGCGAGAGAGAATCAACAATCAAATACGAGCCAAAGAGCTACGTGTCATTGATGCCGATGGTGCTAATTTAGGCGTTTTATCCTTTGAGGATGCATTCGCCAAAGCTAATGCCCTAGGTGTCGATCTTATTGAAATTGCTCCGAATTCCAATCCCCCAATTGCTAAGCTCATGGATTTCGGCAAATATCTCTACGAGCAGAACAAAAAACAAAAGAAAGCAAAAGCAGGTGCAAAACCAACAGAAACAAAAGCAATCCAAGTTAAAGTTGGCACTGGAGAACACGACTTATTGCTCAAAGCTAAGCAAGCATCTATTTGGCTTAAAGAAGGACACCGAATCAAAGTTGAGCTTTTCTTGTCAGGCAGATCGAAATACATGGATGAAAAATTCCATCGTGAACGCCTCGATCGAATCCTGCATTTAATAACAGAAGACTACAAAATCGCTGATGCATATAAGCGAGGACCAAAAGGCCTTATGATAACCATCGAGCGCGATACTAAAAAATAA
- a CDS encoding lysine 2,3-aminomutase yields MIQDHRLNNYLRALIENSPAIAKIYAQTPEVPKADSLNEGTFEVSPGLVHKFKPSVVLLLNGICAAQCSFCERLPTGVGDPNYYGDLTMNALDLAKAVSYIRADADIKDVIFSGGDPLNSLSELSACVQELSKIDHIKTIRIHTKFPLQNPIGMKGKYWLLRNVSLCIKTAKKIPYLSLNISHPDEFTKEACNAILELKDIGYTLISQSVFLKGVNNDVGTLVRMFDLIVENGISPYYLYHCQSKPHTHALGFVEDLNKEIAIVRQVFERLPGIYRPTHVIDIEGNQHASGLARGKVTVPHHFSGKEFFDFDRKSFSLSDYI; encoded by the coding sequence ATGATACAAGATCATAGATTAAACAACTATCTTCGTGCGTTAATTGAAAATTCACCCGCAATTGCAAAAATATATGCTCAAACTCCTGAGGTTCCAAAAGCAGATTCTTTAAATGAAGGGACGTTTGAAGTTTCGCCAGGGCTTGTGCATAAATTTAAACCAAGCGTTGTACTGTTGCTTAACGGGATTTGTGCTGCGCAATGTTCATTTTGTGAACGTTTACCCACCGGAGTCGGTGATCCAAATTATTACGGTGATTTGACTATGAATGCGCTCGATCTCGCTAAAGCTGTTTCTTACATACGAGCAGATGCAGATATTAAAGATGTTATTTTCTCTGGTGGTGATCCACTTAATTCTCTCTCTGAACTATCGGCATGTGTACAAGAGCTTTCGAAAATAGATCATATTAAAACAATCAGAATTCATACAAAATTTCCGCTGCAGAACCCGATTGGCATGAAAGGGAAGTATTGGTTACTCAGGAATGTCTCTCTTTGTATTAAGACTGCTAAGAAGATACCGTATCTTTCATTAAACATTAGTCACCCTGATGAGTTTACAAAAGAAGCTTGCAATGCCATCTTGGAATTGAAAGATATAGGCTACACCTTAATATCTCAGTCAGTTTTTTTGAAAGGAGTAAATAATGATGTTGGTACTCTCGTGCGGATGTTTGATCTTATTGTGGAAAATGGGATATCTCCCTATTATCTTTATCATTGTCAATCAAAACCTCACACTCATGCGCTTGGTTTTGTAGAAGATCTGAATAAGGAAATTGCAATAGTTAGACAAGTTTTCGAACGTCTTCCTGGGATCTATAGACCCACGCATGTTATCGATATTGAGGGAAATCAGCATGCTTCAGGTCTGGCTCGTGGTAAAGTTACTGTCCCGCATCATTTTTCAGGAAAAGAATTTTTTGATTTTGATAGAAAATCTTTTTCCCTTTCGGATTACATATAA
- the smpB gene encoding SsrA-binding protein SmpB — protein sequence MAAYATNRKAHFDYDILEKYETGIELIGTEVKSIRLGQATLEGARALIRGGEAYVVGISIPPYQAGNTADDYDPLRTRRLLLTKKEILNLEKQLLTKGLTLIPISLYNKSSKIKVEIALARGKKKFDKRETIKKRDLDREIRRNVKAR from the coding sequence ATGGCAGCCTACGCAACCAATCGAAAAGCACATTTTGACTACGACATACTCGAGAAATATGAAACCGGGATCGAACTTATCGGAACCGAGGTCAAATCTATACGACTAGGGCAGGCAACACTCGAAGGTGCCCGTGCGCTTATTCGCGGAGGCGAAGCTTATGTTGTCGGCATATCGATCCCACCATATCAAGCTGGTAATACTGCCGATGACTATGATCCACTGCGCACCAGACGACTGCTTTTGACAAAAAAAGAAATCCTAAATCTTGAAAAACAGCTCCTCACGAAAGGATTGACACTTATTCCTATATCATTGTATAATAAAAGCTCGAAAATTAAGGTAGAGATAGCGCTTGCTCGTGGCAAAAAGAAATTCGACAAGCGTGAGACAATCAAGAAACGAGATCTCGACCGAGAAATTCGAAGAAATGTAAAAGCTCGTTAA
- the ftsH gene encoding ATP-dependent zinc metalloprotease FtsH — MAITAAYTLIVGNTKTTKEVPLSEVATSINNGEVTKIIVDGDKLTITLADGTEEKSKKELESSLTETLANYGVPAEKIAATEINIKSQSGVSFWLATILPILLPILFVVVFFLFISRQVKGAGMQAFSFGQSKAKITDPNDKNNRVTFKDVAGSKEAKEELKEIVDFLKNPKKFLDIGARIPKGVLLTGVPGTGKTLLARAVAGEAAVPFFHLSGSEFVEMFVGVGASRVRDLFMMAKRAAPAIVFIDEIDAVGRVRGTGVGGGNDEREQTLNQILVEMDGFEPNEKVIVMAATNRSDVLDPALLRPGRFDRRVILDLPDRSDREEILIIHARKKPFAEDVNLKVIAERTPGFSGADLYSLMNEAAILAAREDRKSVAQFDLIRSIEKVMLGPERKSHLFSKHEKKITAYHEAGHAVIASVLPYADPVHKVSIVARGRAGGYTLKLPLEDRKLQSKKEFLDDIAMSLGGYVAEEMIFGDITTGPSNDLQVSTSLARAMVTRWGMSELIGPIALESDGGRPLFGRGVESHEYSEEMSGKIDSEVKRIMDTAFAKARDVLTTHRKALDAVAEKLIEVETLEQGAYEDIIKMHGIMPKKKEGQKSDLVVAE, encoded by the coding sequence ATGGCTATTACAGCTGCCTATACGCTTATTGTCGGCAATACAAAAACGACCAAAGAAGTCCCACTTTCAGAAGTTGCAACATCAATCAATAATGGCGAGGTAACAAAAATCATTGTTGACGGTGACAAGCTTACCATTACGCTTGCTGACGGTACAGAAGAGAAATCAAAAAAAGAATTGGAATCATCGCTCACTGAAACGCTTGCTAATTATGGTGTACCAGCTGAAAAGATCGCTGCAACCGAAATCAATATCAAAAGCCAATCAGGTGTAAGCTTTTGGCTGGCGACGATTTTACCCATACTGCTGCCTATTTTGTTTGTCGTCGTATTTTTCCTCTTTATTTCTCGCCAAGTCAAAGGTGCAGGCATGCAGGCATTTTCGTTTGGTCAATCCAAAGCAAAAATTACTGATCCAAATGATAAGAATAATCGTGTAACCTTCAAAGATGTTGCTGGTAGTAAAGAAGCTAAAGAGGAACTCAAAGAGATTGTTGATTTCCTCAAGAATCCAAAAAAGTTTCTGGATATTGGAGCTCGAATTCCTAAAGGGGTATTACTAACAGGCGTGCCAGGTACAGGCAAAACACTTTTGGCTCGAGCAGTTGCAGGAGAAGCTGCAGTGCCATTTTTCCATCTGTCAGGTAGTGAGTTTGTTGAAATGTTTGTTGGCGTTGGTGCGTCACGCGTGCGAGATCTTTTTATGATGGCCAAGCGTGCAGCGCCCGCGATCGTCTTTATCGACGAGATAGATGCTGTCGGCCGTGTCCGCGGTACTGGTGTTGGTGGTGGCAACGACGAACGTGAACAAACCCTTAACCAAATATTGGTTGAGATGGATGGTTTTGAGCCTAATGAAAAAGTGATCGTTATGGCTGCGACGAACCGCTCAGATGTGCTAGACCCCGCACTACTACGACCAGGCCGATTTGATCGACGAGTGATTCTAGATTTGCCTGATCGCTCTGACCGAGAAGAGATTCTCATTATTCATGCTCGCAAGAAGCCATTTGCCGAAGACGTTAATCTCAAAGTGATTGCAGAGCGTACACCAGGGTTTTCAGGAGCTGATCTTTATTCGCTTATGAATGAGGCAGCAATTCTCGCTGCTCGAGAAGACAGGAAAAGTGTTGCGCAGTTTGATCTCATTCGTTCTATAGAAAAAGTTATGCTTGGTCCAGAGCGCAAAAGCCACCTCTTTTCGAAACATGAAAAGAAAATCACGGCATACCATGAAGCTGGTCATGCAGTGATCGCATCAGTCTTGCCATATGCTGACCCTGTGCACAAGGTTTCCATCGTTGCACGTGGGAGAGCAGGTGGCTATACGTTAAAACTTCCACTTGAAGATCGTAAACTACAATCCAAGAAAGAATTCCTCGATGATATTGCGATGTCGCTCGGCGGGTACGTTGCTGAGGAAATGATTTTCGGTGATATTACGACTGGTCCATCAAATGATCTGCAGGTTTCAACATCACTTGCGCGAGCTATGGTTACCCGCTGGGGCATGAGTGAGCTTATCGGTCCAATCGCACTAGAATCTGATGGAGGCCGTCCATTGTTTGGCAGAGGAGTTGAGAGTCATGAATATTCTGAAGAAATGTCTGGCAAGATTGATAGTGAGGTCAAGAGAATTATGGATACGGCATTTGCGAAAGCTCGTGATGTACTGACTACTCACCGCAAGGCACTCGATGCTGTTGCAGAGAAACTTATTGAAGTCGAGACTCTCGAACAAGGAGCGTACGAAGATATCATCAAAATGCATGGCATCATGCCGAAAAAGAAAGAAGGACAAAAATCAGATCTTGTTGTAGCAGAATAA
- a CDS encoding ATP-dependent DNA helicase RecG — translation MQKSDLLTTHFRIDSKAQSALKRLRIVTLEDMLYHFPARYSSIAELHFINELSVGEQATILGTITKANTKKSFRTKVPMAEVTLEDQTGTISIVWFHQAYLAKMFRVGDSVKVTGRVTETKHGLTLTNPEIEKTPTLAIDIHHTLFANDATPHASISYPIYPESRGVTSKFMYHAIQKILKSDLLESIIDPIPEFILKKYSLPKLQTALIWIHAPQNENHALAARKRFAFEEVFFIQLIKQGERKKFKNERSYTISIPEATTTDFTKRFPFALTQGQERAIKGITADLIKGHPMARLLEGDVGSGKTAIAATAAYGIVTNRPALQTFGNLQVAYMAPTEILATQLFENFITYFRHTGIQIGLMTGSGCRKFPSKVASATTTWTTISRAQLLKWVANGEIPILIGTHALIQKSVIFKHLALVIIDEQHRFGTMQRSSLVHKDNKLGTVVPHLLSMTATPIPRTLALTIYGDLDLTLLDQMPYGRLPIITKIIASAKRDEAYSEIEKELVKGRQVYIICPRINEPDPTKELALQAKSVTEEAKRLKLKVFPKYTIGILHSKMTKQKKEEVMDDFSKHAIDILCATSVVEVGVNVPNATVIVIEGAERFGLAQLHQLRGRVIRSNEQAYCYLFAEAKSEKTRDRLQALVTAKNGFELSELDLTLRGAGELGGGRQWGITDIGMEAIKNIKMVEAARSEAYELIESGKLTSYPALEHALAERKSNEMHFE, via the coding sequence ATGCAAAAAAGTGATCTACTTACTACCCATTTTCGAATTGACAGCAAGGCTCAATCAGCCCTCAAACGCTTAAGGATCGTTACTCTCGAGGACATGCTCTATCATTTCCCTGCTCGCTACTCGAGTATTGCAGAACTTCATTTTATTAATGAACTCTCAGTCGGTGAACAGGCAACCATTCTCGGTACGATTACCAAAGCAAATACCAAAAAATCCTTCAGAACAAAAGTACCCATGGCCGAAGTCACCCTCGAAGATCAGACAGGTACTATTTCTATCGTTTGGTTCCATCAAGCCTACTTAGCAAAAATGTTTCGGGTTGGCGATAGTGTCAAAGTTACCGGTCGTGTCACCGAAACCAAACATGGTCTGACACTTACCAATCCAGAAATCGAAAAAACTCCTACTCTTGCGATCGACATACACCATACACTTTTTGCAAATGACGCTACACCACATGCAAGTATTTCCTATCCTATTTACCCTGAGAGCCGCGGCGTAACGTCCAAGTTTATGTACCATGCTATACAAAAAATATTAAAAAGTGATTTACTCGAGTCGATTATTGATCCTATTCCAGAATTTATTTTAAAAAAGTATAGCTTGCCTAAGCTCCAGACTGCTCTCATCTGGATCCATGCGCCCCAAAACGAAAATCATGCGCTCGCTGCGCGCAAACGCTTTGCATTTGAAGAAGTATTTTTCATACAGCTCATCAAGCAAGGAGAACGCAAGAAATTCAAAAATGAACGCTCATACACGATTAGTATTCCAGAGGCGACGACCACAGACTTTACCAAGCGATTCCCTTTTGCATTAACCCAAGGGCAAGAGCGTGCCATCAAAGGCATCACTGCAGATCTTATCAAAGGTCATCCTATGGCACGACTACTAGAGGGTGATGTTGGCTCCGGCAAAACTGCTATTGCCGCAACAGCAGCCTATGGTATCGTCACCAATCGCCCAGCACTGCAGACATTTGGTAATCTCCAAGTAGCCTATATGGCACCAACGGAAATACTTGCCACCCAGCTCTTTGAGAATTTTATTACCTACTTTAGGCACACTGGCATACAGATCGGACTCATGACTGGCTCAGGCTGTCGAAAATTCCCGAGCAAGGTCGCATCTGCAACAACGACCTGGACGACTATTTCGCGTGCGCAACTTTTGAAATGGGTTGCCAACGGGGAAATACCAATACTTATCGGTACTCATGCGCTTATTCAGAAAAGTGTCATCTTCAAGCATCTCGCACTCGTCATTATCGATGAGCAACATCGTTTCGGCACGATGCAGCGCAGCTCGCTCGTCCATAAAGATAACAAGCTCGGTACTGTGGTACCACATTTGCTTTCGATGACTGCGACACCTATCCCCCGAACACTAGCGCTTACGATTTATGGCGATCTTGATCTGACGCTTCTCGATCAAATGCCGTACGGGAGATTGCCTATCATTACTAAAATCATTGCCTCAGCAAAGCGTGATGAAGCGTATAGTGAGATAGAGAAGGAACTCGTCAAAGGCAGACAAGTATATATTATCTGTCCGCGAATCAACGAGCCTGACCCAACCAAAGAACTAGCACTCCAAGCGAAGTCTGTGACTGAAGAAGCAAAACGATTGAAACTGAAAGTATTCCCCAAGTACACCATCGGCATTCTGCATTCGAAAATGACGAAACAAAAGAAAGAAGAAGTTATGGATGATTTCTCAAAGCATGCAATAGATATCCTCTGCGCGACTTCAGTCGTCGAAGTTGGCGTCAACGTCCCAAATGCAACTGTTATCGTTATCGAAGGCGCAGAGCGATTTGGACTCGCACAATTACACCAGCTCCGTGGCCGTGTGATACGCAGCAATGAGCAAGCGTACTGTTACTTATTTGCTGAAGCAAAATCAGAGAAAACTCGTGACCGGTTGCAAGCCCTTGTGACTGCAAAAAATGGTTTTGAACTATCCGAACTCGACCTTACACTTCGTGGTGCAGGTGAGCTTGGTGGAGGGCGCCAATGGGGCATTACTGATATCGGTATGGAAGCAATCAAAAATATCAAGATGGTAGAAGCAGCACGAAGTGAGGCATACGAACTCATAGAATCAGGCAAACTTACAAGCTACCCCGCACTTGAACATGCTCTTGCGGAACGAAAGTCTAACGAAATGCATTTTGAATAA
- a CDS encoding cupredoxin domain-containing protein has translation MSKTSAIIGLIVLVAVGGFLLFNKKKTPESTTPTFTTETNTYVPDTNSQDFLATPEPQTVAVSYTNTGFSPATVTINKGDTVTFENKGTQNMWVASNPHPAHTDYSAFDAKKGYASGESYSYTFTETGTFPFHDHLHSSLGGTIIVVAGDK, from the coding sequence ATGAGCAAAACATCAGCAATTATTGGGCTTATCGTGCTTGTCGCTGTCGGAGGATTTTTACTTTTTAATAAAAAGAAGACACCTGAATCGACGACACCAACATTTACCACAGAAACTAATACCTACGTTCCTGATACCAACAGCCAAGACTTCCTTGCTACTCCAGAGCCGCAAACAGTTGCCGTCAGCTATACCAACACAGGCTTTAGTCCAGCAACTGTAACCATCAATAAGGGCGACACGGTAACCTTTGAAAACAAGGGTACTCAAAATATGTGGGTTGCATCAAATCCTCATCCTGCCCACACTGACTATTCAGCATTTGACGCCAAGAAAGGCTATGCATCGGGTGAAAGCTATAGTTATACTTTCACTGAAACTGGCACATTCCCCTTCCATGATCATTTGCATTCTTCACTCGGTGGTACCATCATCGTAGTTGCAGGAGATAAGTAG
- a CDS encoding response regulator produces the protein MHKKILIVEDDSFLQGLSAGKLAKEGFEIATAGNGEDAIKLADSDKPDLILLDLVLPGMDGFTTLDKIRKNAALAATPVIVFSNLSEEKNITHAKELGATDFMIKSNFTLDELAEKIKSILK, from the coding sequence ATGCACAAGAAAATTTTGATTGTTGAAGATGATTCTTTCCTCCAAGGCCTTTCTGCTGGCAAACTTGCCAAAGAAGGTTTTGAAATAGCGACTGCTGGTAACGGCGAAGATGCAATCAAACTCGCCGATAGCGACAAGCCTGATCTGATTTTGCTCGATTTGGTGCTCCCTGGTATGGATGGCTTTACGACACTCGATAAAATAAGGAAAAATGCAGCCCTTGCTGCGACACCAGTCATTGTCTTCTCAAATTTGAGTGAAGAGAAAAACATCACCCATGCCAAAGAACTCGGTGCTACAGACTTCATGATCAAATCAAACTTTACACTTGATGAATTGGCTGAAAAGATCAAGAGCATTCTCAAGTAA
- a CDS encoding HAMP domain-containing histidine kinase: MEEELAKLKSENERLNKMNQVKSEWISIAAHQLRTSLSAIKWILKMFIDGDFGKLSQEQDSMMSKAYGSNERMLALIQEMLSLNHNDEATLTYDIKENNLMDIIESTLFDFTGESFKKGVEIVFLRPEETIPLLPFDKEKVRVVIQNLIENAIKYSRKGDKVFIGIHVYPDSVSLTVKDTGIGIPQSQQEHIFEKFFRATNAKEKEEIGSGLGLYTVKNIIAEHGGTITFESKDSEGTTFTITLPLHKASH; encoded by the coding sequence ATGGAAGAAGAGTTGGCTAAACTTAAGAGCGAAAACGAGCGCCTGAACAAAATGAATCAGGTCAAAAGCGAATGGATTTCAATCGCAGCACACCAACTGCGTACCTCCCTCTCTGCTATCAAGTGGATACTCAAAATGTTTATTGATGGCGACTTCGGCAAACTCTCACAAGAACAAGACTCAATGATGAGCAAAGCATATGGCTCAAACGAGCGCATGCTTGCCCTCATCCAAGAAATGCTATCGCTAAATCACAATGACGAAGCGACACTTACCTACGATATCAAAGAGAATAACCTGATGGATATTATCGAATCAACGCTGTTTGACTTTACTGGTGAGTCATTCAAGAAAGGCGTCGAGATCGTATTTCTACGACCAGAAGAAACAATCCCACTTTTGCCTTTCGACAAGGAGAAAGTCCGCGTCGTCATCCAAAACCTCATCGAAAATGCTATCAAGTACAGTCGCAAAGGCGACAAGGTCTTCATCGGCATCCATGTCTATCCTGACTCAGTGAGCCTCACGGTTAAAGACACCGGTATTGGTATTCCCCAAAGCCAGCAAGAGCATATATTTGAGAAATTCTTCCGCGCAACGAATGCAAAAGAAAAAGAAGAGATCGGTTCAGGACTCGGACTCTATACCGTCAAAAATATCATCGCTGAACATGGCGGAACTATTACCTTTGAGAGCAAAGATAGCGAAGGGACAACATTTACGATAACGCTTCCCTTGCACAAGGCGTCCCACTAG
- a CDS encoding NUDIX domain-containing protein — protein MPEFFVTYIEENTILPKEELLSAVFLVAIDGSQILAIENERGWDIPGGHIEKGETPEQALIREVQEEAGATFSHPRLFAIVESNTQGNYKDMVMLVYTTNDFKLGEFTPSEDALSREVIPITEFLERYTQSTNMRELIAHAQQVLMNTQ, from the coding sequence ATGCCAGAATTTTTTGTTACATATATAGAGGAGAACACAATCCTTCCAAAAGAGGAATTACTGAGCGCAGTATTTTTAGTTGCGATTGATGGATCCCAAATTCTTGCAATAGAAAATGAGAGGGGGTGGGATATTCCGGGTGGACATATTGAAAAGGGTGAGACACCTGAACAAGCTCTCATTCGTGAAGTACAAGAAGAAGCTGGGGCGACTTTTTCTCACCCGAGACTTTTCGCAATTGTGGAATCTAACACGCAAGGCAACTACAAAGATATGGTTATGCTAGTCTACACAACAAATGATTTCAAACTCGGCGAATTTACTCCGAGCGAGGATGCCCTGAGTAGAGAAGTAATACCTATTACTGAATTTTTGGAAAGATACACGCAATCTACGAACATGCGAGAACTTATTGCGCATGCTCAACAGGTACTTATGAACACCCAGTAA